The Eleginops maclovinus isolate JMC-PN-2008 ecotype Puerto Natales chromosome 6, JC_Emac_rtc_rv5, whole genome shotgun sequence DNA segment AGAGAAACTGAGGCCAGTGACTGTTCACACGAATAACAGCAATTTAATCGGATAACAAAGGAAAATTGTGGAAGACGCCATGTTTCTGTATTGTTGGGGCAGTTTGATAGTTGGAGGTCACTGCTAGGccatatttttatattactttTTCACACAAAGGTATTGATTTGTATGTCATGTCGTCCAGTCCCACAAGCCTCAAAGCTTTCAATGTATTGATCAGACGCTGTCTATCATGTTTCACTGTGCTATAGAACATAAAGACGAACCTGAGGACTGAGAGATAATACATAAAGCTTTCTTGTCTCAATACCCAATTCAAAATACCACACAGCTACGTAGAGAGTCTAAGTAAGGTCAAATAAACTGATCAGTAAGAAGGACATTTGTGCATGTTACCTTGTCACAAGTAATACACGTTTTTGAAAAGCCtgaattaaatagaaaaatctCCTCATGTCATTGGTTAGAACCCAATTCCAAAATCTCTCAATGGCAGGCCAAAGGTCCAGGATTCAGTCTGACTCCAATTTTTCCATAGGTCTATGTGATCACTTATTAGCACCTGCtgtgttacaaaagtaaaatgtacctctgctgagtAACACCTCACAGGAATGCCAAAGGCTCGAGCCAACCCAAAGTCAGCCAGCTTCAACTCCCCATTCTGTAAACAGAGACGCAAGTAACAATGATATTAATGACACAGACTAAAAAACTATTCGCAGTGCATCAGATTTAGCTTTACAATTcagacatgctgctgtaacTCATTTCAAGTGTTCACGGTCAGCCTTGAGTCAAAGTCCAAACGCAGCTAAACACTCACTCTGTTTATGAGGAGATTCTGTGGCTTCAGATCTCGATGAAGAACGTTTCGACTGTGACAGAAGGCGAGGCCTTTCAACAGCTGGTACATGAATGACTgcatcagagagagaaaaagacaaagcaaTGTTAAAGCAATTAATTACACGTTTCACAAtatgataatgatgataatcTGAAGCCAAATATGACGCTATTATCTGTAAACCAAACTGTTATTATAGTATGCATTAAAGCAGCATGCTGTAAACCATCTTCTAGGACAGGACTATCCAGGATTTGTAGCTCTCACCTTCACAGTTTCAGGATCTAGATCCCCATTGCAGCTGTCAAAATACTTCTTCAAATCCTGCAGTTGATAAGAGACATACATTAGCCTTGGAAGGTACAGATAAAAACATATTCCGTTGTTTGGGATGGATATCTCACCTGGTCACAATATTCAAAAACCAAGGTTAACTTCTTGTCACTGTGCAACACATCATGTAGTCTGCAGAGGACAGAACAGATTTAAGTGGATGGTTGTTGAGATCAGAGTTAAATGCAAGCTGCTTAGCATGTTTACTTATCTGACCAACTGTGCATTATTTCCTGTCACTCACAAATAGCAACAGATTAAAAGGCAGACTAacctgacaatgtttttgtgcttAAGTTCCTTCAGCAGACAGATTTCCCTCAGAGCAGAACTTGGCACCCCCTGAAAGAAATGACACCCAGTGTGGTTAGTACTAGCCTGCTAACAGCTTGCTATCATATACTAAAATTAATATTATGTTATTCTGAAAACATACCTCGTCGTCATCGTCCAACCTGACCCTTTTCAAAGCCACGATTTCGTGGGTTTCTCTGTTTTTAGCCTTAAAAACTGTCCCATACGTACCTATAGAGCAGATAGCGATGAGTTAAAATCAGTCATCGTATTTATGAATGGCATTGCTAGCTTGGTACCTAATGTTAGCTCTTGTTAGTATCGTTAAAAAGCTGGCAGGCAAAAACTGTACGCACAGCTTAGTATATGGTTAGCAAGGGAGTTATTTACTGTAGGCACGCAGCTTAAAATCTAGAACCTAGAAAAGCATCTAAATCATTGCTAGGTTAGCAAACCAGGCTAGCTAATATTACTCTAGAAAAGGGGAATGAAAACTCACCCTCTCCGATTTTTTCAAGCTTCTCATATTTCTGCATGTTTGGCCAGTAAGCCAACCTCGAACAAGCTAGCGAACCAGTGGCTAATAAAAGCCCCAAATAGGGGTAAATAATGTTGTTAtagctagcgttagcttaaAGCTACATGCAGTTGCTGCTCCTGGTCGGTCTACAGCTAGGCTTGTTTTGTTGGTCATCTAGAGGCCAAAAGATGAATCGCAGCTCTCTGAAAAAATAGACCAAACACCCCAAAACATTACTGGGTGCAGAAACATCTTAGGTGCGAGCAGCAATATTccgtttgtgtttatttgtatggCACACTTTGTCTGTTTACTATTTGTTTGCAACTCATTTAATTCACACTTTAAACAATTGTGACAAACTACATAGTTATAGCTTAAATTAAAcccttttttaacattattttgtaCAATTCTCTCTAAATGtattgactttaaataaaataataaaaaaacaacaacatatgtaagcctatattatatataccttgAAGTCTGATCACAAATTCCTGTAGGCTGCAAGCTAATGTTCATAATTCAGTTTCATATATTAATCACCATCATCTCTTTTCTATTGTTTGGTATCGTGCATTGCCTACATATGTTCAGCTCCTTTTTTGAACTGTTAcacaaataatgtaattttactgttatacatatttgttttatatgtatAAAACACGGAGCGTAAACTAGTTCACACCTCATTTCAATGGACCAAATTCTTAATTTCTTCAAATTGTCCCACATACTGTAGTATGCAAGATAAGTAACAGTGAGGGATGTTTATACGTGTAATATATGTTATATCTTGAACGTGTTTGCTGTGCTTTAATTGATTCTTTGTAACTTAATCTGAAACAGCAAACAGATTCTACTGGGAACTGTTAGGCTAATATGTGAGTCTAGGCCAACTTTGAATTATTAATCACAAATAGCCTCATTTGTCtgttaaataatgtaaacactATTGTAAATGGGATACAAATCTTGGCTTTTCACTTTAGTTCAGCAAATGATACGAATAATCCAATTAATGAAAGGTGATTGCTTATATTAATTAGTGTCAGTGGGCAATGCTTTGTGTCAGCGCACATaatgtacagacacacacaggtgtggATAAAATAATGCATCACATTAGACAGGAGCAACCTCTAGGCATCAGTTTAATTGTGACAATTTactcaaaatatttatttaagtcagTAAGTAAAACCATATTAACAATGGCAGTTCCTAGCTTTAAAAGGGAGGTTACAATGTTGCCAAAAAAGCAGTTCCTCCCAGTTATCACATCTAATCAGAGCGGATGTTACCTGTCTGCTTGCTTTAGCTTTACCCTGGTGTGGAAATAAACTGTAGGATCACTAAAAGAAATGGCACTATCCACTCAGCATATATTTCTCCTGAATTGGGTTCAAACAATAGTTTCTTTAACCCTGTATGTGTGACAAAACATGCAATTGTTGTGTATAATGATccataaaaaataacagaagtGCAGTATTctaattaaaacaatgtttaatacttttttccccttctAAACTATACTTGATCATTcaatacagagaaaaaacactgaTATCAAAATCCCATTTAAATTATACTGTACAGTAGTGTAGTTTGGTAATCATCACAGGCTCATTGAGTTGGTCCGCTtatacatttactgtacatacattCATTTgagagtttgtttttaaagtacacATCTAACATCTGGTAGATATACAGTagagtacagtacagtatagtacAGTACATGTTTTACATAATTCATCTGTTCAAGCATGCTTTACTATgagtttgatttgaaaaaataaatgaaatgactcAGTTTAGATCTACAAGTGTGTTCACTTCTTCCCTTCAGCTCTTTGCCTGCGGATCAGATCGGAATAGAGTCCTCCTTTGCCCAGCAGTTCCAAGTGAGTCCCAGCCttgaaagacaagaaaaaactgTAAGTTACAATTCAAACTTATATCATACATTAAGTTCTTTGAGATGGAAGCAACAATGTTATACATTTACTTAGCTCAACTTAGAACCAAGTGAACTGTCTTCTGTTTCTCTTGAGGGAATGCAGTCCAATAAATAAGCCACTACTTTAATAGAATATAGGAGCCTATTCATTTATCTGTATAGTCTGCTTCCTCACCTCCACAATGCGGCCATTGCTCATGACACAGATGAGGTCCGCCCCTTGAATGGTGCTCAGCCTGTGGGCGATGATAAGCACAGTGCGCCCAGTTGTAGCCCTGTCCAGAGCCTCCTGCACCACCCGCTCTGACTCTGCATCCAGAGCGCTGGTGGCTTCATCCAGCACCAGGATGCAGGGGTTCTTGATCAAGGCGCGGGCAATGGCAACTCGCTGTTTCTGGCCACCAGATAGCGTTGCACCTCGCTCCCCTAGGTAAGAAAATATAGAGCTTAGTATTTAAATGGCAAACAAATGTTAGTATTTAGTGTGCCTACATGAAAGCACGTACCAACCACAGTGTTATAGCCGTCTGGGAAACCTGTAATGAAGCCGTGAGCATTGGCTTGCTTGGCTGCGTTAATGACCTCAGCATCTGTGGCTTCAGGCTTCCCAAAGCGGATGTTCTCCATGATAGATGATCCGAACAAAACTGGCTCCTGCAAAGATACAGGGTGGAAGATAATAGCGTTGCACAATATGGATTTTCAAGTCAACCAATAATTACATGCTTCTTATGGCCAAAACcaataatttcacatttttattgtttatgcACAGCTGAGGGAACCCTAAACCGTATAAAGATGTATTGAGCAAAGATGGATTAATCAATATTCCAAAGCTCTGAACTcactaaatataaacaacattgCTATTGTTTACCCAAAAAACAGAACAGTTCTCACTTtccaaatgttcatttattttttctagtGAAGaacatcaaaaaacaaaactgttgtCTTCCTCCGAAACTGTGAGAACAGTCCATCCCAGGTGATGGCATGTTTGTGTCTACAGTCAGATTGCTGTGCttgcttttcttctcctctgtgtACATTGGCAGATTGCAAATAAGTCTGAAGGTGCATACAACCATGCACGCTTTCAGAGTGTGTAGATGCTGCTTGTTAATTCAATGAAAgcactctttttttaaatgattatcaTCGTTTAATAATTTCTTGGCTATACTTCCATTATTGGACTAATTCATATCAAATTGAAATGGCCCATTATTGGCCAATGATATATCCTGTATCGCTTTAAGATAGAGCGATAACTGGTCTGCAACAAATATGTAATGTATActaatcattttattaaactGAATTAATAACAAAAAGCATGCAATATTGATGAACAATCTTTACCTGATTGATAAATCCAATGACTTTTCCCCTGAGCCAGGTCAGATCAAGTGTTCGGATGTCAAGACCGTCCACCATGACTACACCGCTGATGGGGTCATAGAAACGCTCCAGCAAAGACGCCACAGTGGACTTTCCTAAAATCAAGTATttgattaataattataaaatacatttcagactATCACTATCATTAAATAGGATTTTACCTCCTCCAGATTCTCCAACAATGGCAACAGTTTTACAAGGTGGCAGCGTTAAGTTGAACTTTGACAGGATCTGATGGCCAGGTCTCGTTGGATAGctataaatatacaaagaaaagcaaagaaaagatAGTATCAGCTGATATTTATGTGAGGTTATTATCTTGAATTGTCTGGAAATCTACTTAAATTCAGATGAGTTTCCAACCTGAATGAGATGTTAATGAAATCCACTCTTCCTGTCAGAGAATGGTACGGGATGCGTCCTCCTCCAGACATAGGGATGGTGGGCACCAGAGACAGGTATTCAAAGACTCGGGCCCCAGAGCTTAATCCTCTCACCATCTGTTGCAAAAGTTTAAGATTGACTGCTTAGTTTATCACTGGTTTTGGTTTATCAGATGTTGCATACATAATATAGTGATACATTTTCAGGTAACGCATGTTCTATACTTGCAAATTAATTTTACTCACCTGTCCAAAAAGGATAGAGATACCAGCCAACGACCTGAGTACAAAAAAGAGTATACAGTGGTCTAACATCAGCTACATTTGAACTGATACTTTTAGTTTCAAAAGAAAGATTGGAGAATAAGAGCAACCATTGTagataaagatgtatttttacCTCTGAACAGTCTGTGAGGCAACCAGGAAAGACATGAGGTCTCCAGGGGACATTTCATTGCTAGAAATTAAAGTCCCTCCAGCAAAAATAGTTCCCAGGACAATGCCTGCAATAACGGCACACAACACATCAGCATCACTGTAATGGATCTGCTCAACAATGTCTTTATCATTTAACATAGTAAAATATACACTCACAGTTAAGGGCAACGTTTGACAGTCCTTGGAAAACTGCAATTCCAGAACCAAGATCTTCATTCATTTCACATGACTTGTCGACTTCATATGCATATTGCCTGGGGAATAATGACACAGACATATTATTTCTAACATCCAGCATATCGTGTCTCTAAAACTAATATAGCTTTTGATATACTTATGTATATCAACTAAACTCTCACTTACTGGAGCTCCCGCTCCTCCATCGCAAAAGCTTTCACTGTCCGCACATTGCCGAGTGCCTCATCTGCCACTCCTGTTGCTTTTGCCaccttaaatcaaacacaaagttAGAAGAAACAGTTACTCTCAAGATATTGTATCATAcgcaaaataatataaatataatgtctaGATGTTCTGTTCTGTACATATCTAGACTGTTTTAATTGTTGCTGTTCTAATATTTCAGCCTCTTGTGACTTGGCAATGAAACTCAACCGTATACAAGACATTGTTCAGTCCAAACAAAGACTCTAGGCAAAATGATAATACTACATTCGGAATCACCTGTTCTTGAGCCAAACGGGACAGTTTGCGGAGGAATGAGCCGAAGATAGCCCCTGCTCCCACCAGACAGGGGAGGACAACCACTGTCAGACCTGTGAGTTTGGGGGAGATGATATAGAGAGAGACAAAGCATCCGACTGTCTGTGTAATGCTCCGAAGGCCCTGCAATTATGCAAAAATAATTTAGAAGCCTAAAATGTATAGAATGTATATTAttctacaatataaaatatagtaTTTTATACCTGAGAAATGACCAACTTGAAGGAGGACTTGAACTCCTGAATGTCAGCAGTCAGACGGTTCACCAGCTGCCCGGTTTTATTGGCGTCAAAGAAAGCGACATCTTGTCTGagaacaaataaaagaacacaGGCAAAATTACAGGGCTTCTCCGGATATAAGATTCATAGAGGGCTATTAGCAAATGACAGCATCCTGTCAGGGGACCATTGAGTGTTTTGTATGCATGTATTATTTTGCTAGGAGTATACCTCAATAAGGATGCAAAAAGTGTCTTCCTCATGTCTGCTGCCACTCTCTCCCCTACTCTTGAAAGCAGGACGATGTAGCCACTTGTCAGCAGGCCCTGCACAAATGAGGTAATTAAGGACCAGGGCAAAAGTGTATttaccaaaaaaacaaatgtgacatttatacGTTTTCATGCACATTTTCTTCACAGTGAAGAGTTGAACGGATCATGGGTAGGGCAGCAAGCATCTACAAAAATTaactgacaacaacaacacacaacgtACTGGCATAGTAAGTTGTGCAGCTGTACTTACTTGGATACCATACAGTACGAGTAATTTCAGTGCAGGGCCTCTTATTTCTTGGACATAATTCCCAGTCTGTTCTCTCAGGTAACGTGCCACAACGTTCACCAAATCCCCAAGCAACAGAGGGATTTGAATATTCAAGATAGCTGCAGCAAAAGCaagc contains these protein-coding regions:
- the cdk5 gene encoding cyclin-dependent-like kinase 5, with product MQKYEKLEKIGEGTYGTVFKAKNRETHEIVALKRVRLDDDDEGVPSSALREICLLKELKHKNIVRLHDVLHSDKKLTLVFEYCDQDLKKYFDSCNGDLDPETVKSFMYQLLKGLAFCHSRNVLHRDLKPQNLLINRNGELKLADFGLARAFGIPVRCYSAEVVTLWYRPPDVLFGAKLYSTSIDMWSAGCIFAELANAGRPLFPGNDVDDQLKRIFRLLGTPTEEQWQTMTKLPDYKPYPMYPATTSLVNVVPKLSSTGRDLLQNLLKCNPVQRISAEEALQHPYFADFCPP
- the abcb8 gene encoding mitochondrial potassium channel ATP-binding subunit; this translates as MFHILCCRARISGPVRSLSLHPRCNKAADLWKVSRWYTSPRSPACSSSQQPGNAVTRIWGLTQRAIRQSSTRTSKPPGVALKFILGPAVLTVSARLFCHVAHCEADVNNNTPLEVTSKTPAPEFKWHIFWEFVKPQLFALMGAVVLAFAAAILNIQIPLLLGDLVNVVARYLREQTGNYVQEIRGPALKLLVLYGIQGLLTSGYIVLLSRVGERVAADMRKTLFASLLRQDVAFFDANKTGQLVNRLTADIQEFKSSFKLVISQGLRSITQTVGCFVSLYIISPKLTGLTVVVLPCLVGAGAIFGSFLRKLSRLAQEQVAKATGVADEALGNVRTVKAFAMEERELQQYAYEVDKSCEMNEDLGSGIAVFQGLSNVALNCIVLGTIFAGGTLISSNEMSPGDLMSFLVASQTVQRSLAGISILFGQMVRGLSSGARVFEYLSLVPTIPMSGGGRIPYHSLTGRVDFINISFSYPTRPGHQILSKFNLTLPPCKTVAIVGESGGGKSTVASLLERFYDPISGVVMVDGLDIRTLDLTWLRGKVIGFINQEPVLFGSSIMENIRFGKPEATDAEVINAAKQANAHGFITGFPDGYNTVVGERGATLSGGQKQRVAIARALIKNPCILVLDEATSALDAESERVVQEALDRATTGRTVLIIAHRLSTIQGADLICVMSNGRIVEAGTHLELLGKGGLYSDLIRRQRAEGKK